A portion of the uncultured Draconibacterium sp. genome contains these proteins:
- a CDS encoding MFS transporter — translation MISYSKQELRLGLSFMASIFFIFGFMTNFNIAMKDQVQLAFDLKTLYPGWENFFAQLVNGVFFFAYFCFSLFSGFIIKRIGYKNGVVVGLALVALGSFMFFPAVSMLSYPFFLSAIFVMASGVVFLQTAANPYVVALGPQGTASARLNLTQALNAVATTIAPYIAGILVLAPAVLALNNGASAQVAADFVKVPFVIMSVIVVVIASGILFIRLPEIKSIENVMSVVSIKKTQVWLGAIGIFCYVGAEVGTVSQISIYMNDLLHIAKDEAVKLTAIYWGGNMIGRFLGSVFLNDIAKKTKMKYAMFILVFAFVVGWFIVSAGIKDGHFVFESKPLLGLIFLGIAVLNLILLSLGKGIANVSLGIYATVNMILVLFGIILPPAIGVWCLLSVGFFNSIMFPSIFSLGVQDLDPSEMPIASGIINTMIVGGAVIPVLMGILTDSASLKIALLAPIICYAYIAFFGLKGCKLRQRV, via the coding sequence ATGATTAGTTATTCAAAACAGGAATTAAGACTGGGGCTCAGTTTCATGGCCTCAATATTCTTCATTTTCGGGTTCATGACCAATTTCAATATCGCAATGAAAGACCAGGTACAGCTTGCTTTCGATTTGAAAACGTTGTATCCCGGTTGGGAAAATTTCTTTGCGCAATTGGTTAACGGTGTATTCTTTTTTGCCTATTTCTGTTTCAGTTTGTTTAGTGGTTTTATCATTAAAAGAATTGGTTATAAAAATGGTGTAGTCGTTGGATTGGCACTTGTTGCCCTGGGAAGTTTTATGTTTTTCCCGGCAGTTTCAATGCTCTCCTATCCTTTCTTTCTGTCGGCTATTTTTGTAATGGCAAGCGGAGTGGTATTTCTTCAAACTGCAGCCAATCCTTATGTAGTAGCATTGGGTCCACAAGGCACGGCATCAGCCCGACTTAATTTAACACAGGCATTAAATGCAGTGGCAACTACAATAGCACCATATATTGCAGGAATACTTGTTCTTGCGCCGGCTGTTTTGGCTTTAAATAACGGAGCATCGGCGCAGGTTGCCGCTGATTTTGTAAAAGTTCCTTTTGTTATCATGAGTGTGATTGTGGTTGTAATCGCATCAGGAATTTTATTCATCCGTTTACCTGAAATAAAGAGCATTGAAAATGTAATGTCGGTAGTTTCGATAAAAAAAACACAGGTTTGGCTGGGTGCAATTGGCATCTTTTGTTATGTAGGTGCCGAAGTTGGAACCGTTTCGCAGATAAGTATTTACATGAATGATCTGCTGCACATTGCAAAGGACGAAGCGGTAAAACTTACTGCTATTTACTGGGGAGGAAACATGATTGGGCGTTTCCTTGGATCGGTATTTCTGAATGATATTGCTAAGAAAACGAAGATGAAATATGCAATGTTCATCCTGGTCTTTGCATTCGTTGTAGGATGGTTTATTGTTTCAGCAGGAATAAAAGACGGACACTTTGTGTTCGAATCAAAACCTTTGTTAGGTCTGATTTTTTTAGGTATCGCCGTGCTGAATCTAATTTTATTATCATTGGGTAAAGGAATAGCCAATGTTTCACTGGGAATATATGCCACGGTAAATATGATATTGGTGCTGTTTGGTATTATTCTTCCTCCAGCCATCGGAGTATGGTGTTTGCTATCCGTTGGATTTTTCAACTCCATAATGTTCCCAAGCATCTTTTCTCTGGGCGTACAAGACCTCGATCCTTCGGAAATGCCAATTGCTTCCGGTATTATCAACACCATGATTGTTGGAGGCGCTGTTATTCCGGTTCTGATGGGAATATTAACCGATTCAGCAAGTTTAAAAATAGCGTTACTCGCACCAATTATATGTTATGCCTACATTGCCTTTTTCGGATTGAAAGGTTGTAAGCTTCGTCAACGTGTTTAA
- a CDS encoding sugar porter family MFS transporter — protein MKQQNVSTVALIIALGGFLFGYDIAMMSGTTSQLEQLFDLNSFWLGFTVAVAIIGTIIGTLIIGKPAEKFGRKKSLILLSGLFALTTLGAAFAINWIMLLLFRFLTGILLGCISVVTPMFIAEISPAKKRGRLVLLNQLFVVISLFLAFVINYLLAKSIGYGSWRWMIGVEAIPAASFFLLLNLVPESPRWLVNQNRNDEALTVFTRIKAKNPADEVLLVQKSVEQEEKMGHGKLFVKENRFPITIAILMAAFNQLAGINAIMIYAPRVFEMAGFETNVSLLQSISVGATNLVFTLVALSLIDRYGRRSLLMAGSVGMVFFLGMLSKSFFTENYSDLGGYGVMIYLMGFIAFFAFSQGAVLWVVISEIFPNKVRSKGQALGSFTHWILAAALIWGFPVFANMPGIGGGISFAFFAVMMLIHFFFAWKVVPETKGKSLEEIQAEMKKRSIR, from the coding sequence ATGAAACAACAAAATGTATCAACGGTCGCCCTGATCATAGCTCTTGGCGGCTTCTTGTTTGGATACGACATTGCAATGATGTCGGGTACCACATCGCAACTTGAGCAATTATTTGACCTAAACAGTTTTTGGCTTGGATTTACCGTAGCAGTTGCAATAATTGGGACCATAATTGGAACCTTGATAATTGGCAAACCGGCTGAAAAATTTGGCCGAAAAAAATCACTGATCTTGCTTTCGGGCCTATTTGCTCTTACTACTTTGGGAGCCGCTTTTGCCATAAACTGGATTATGCTGCTGTTGTTCCGTTTTTTAACCGGCATACTGCTTGGTTGCATATCTGTTGTAACCCCAATGTTTATAGCCGAAATTTCGCCTGCAAAAAAACGCGGGCGCCTAGTACTACTTAATCAGCTTTTTGTTGTTATCTCTTTATTCCTGGCTTTTGTAATAAATTATTTGCTGGCCAAATCAATCGGGTACGGATCGTGGCGCTGGATGATTGGTGTTGAAGCCATTCCTGCCGCATCCTTTTTTCTGTTGCTAAACCTCGTTCCGGAAAGTCCGCGCTGGCTGGTTAATCAAAATCGAAATGACGAAGCACTTACTGTGTTTACCCGTATAAAAGCTAAAAATCCGGCAGACGAAGTTCTACTCGTTCAAAAGTCGGTTGAGCAGGAGGAAAAAATGGGGCATGGAAAACTTTTTGTAAAAGAAAACCGATTCCCGATTACCATTGCAATTTTGATGGCAGCATTTAACCAACTGGCCGGTATAAATGCCATAATGATTTACGCACCACGTGTTTTCGAGATGGCCGGTTTCGAAACCAACGTTTCGTTACTGCAATCAATTTCGGTTGGTGCCACTAACTTGGTATTTACGCTGGTAGCTTTATCGCTTATCGACCGTTACGGAAGACGCTCGCTTTTAATGGCAGGCTCGGTTGGAATGGTTTTCTTTCTCGGCATGTTATCCAAATCATTTTTTACCGAAAACTACAGCGATCTTGGCGGTTACGGTGTAATGATTTACCTGATGGGATTTATTGCCTTTTTTGCGTTTTCGCAGGGTGCGGTGCTTTGGGTGGTTATTTCTGAGATATTCCCCAATAAAGTTCGTTCAAAAGGTCAAGCACTTGGTAGTTTTACGCATTGGATACTGGCCGCAGCATTAATATGGGGTTTTCCGGTATTTGCCAACATGCCCGGAATTGGTGGAGGTATATCATTTGCATTTTTTGCTGTAATGATGCTGATTCATTTCTTCTTTGCCTGGAAAGTAGTGCCTGAAACAAAGGGGAAATCGCTGGAAGAAATACAGGCGGAGATGAAAAAAAGAAGTATTAGATAA
- a CDS encoding carbohydrate kinase — MNITKKEILCFGEVLWDRLPSGAKPGGAPMNVALHLNAIGLDAAIASSVGDDEAGQQLIDFLRNAKVDTSLVQTDKKLPTSEVLVHLDKNNNASYEICEPVAWDNIQLNDDLSKKAKNSGLIIYGSLASRNKTTRETLLNLLDNDALKLIDVNLRQPYDKQEVLEQLLAKSDIVKLNDDELRTFAGWNGIKSDTEKELIKWFVQHYKVEMLCVTRGEKGAAMFYENKLYEHPGFKVNAVDTVGAGDAFLAGLVATFLQNKPASNALTFACATGAFVASKSGATPEYDMNEITAIMTQ; from the coding sequence ATGAATATTACAAAAAAAGAAATTTTGTGCTTTGGCGAAGTTTTGTGGGATCGCCTTCCATCGGGGGCCAAACCGGGAGGCGCACCAATGAACGTAGCTTTACACCTGAATGCGATAGGACTCGATGCTGCAATTGCCAGCTCGGTTGGTGACGATGAAGCAGGACAACAACTAATCGATTTTTTACGAAATGCCAAAGTTGATACTTCCCTGGTGCAAACCGATAAAAAATTGCCCACAAGTGAAGTATTGGTTCACCTCGACAAAAATAATAATGCATCATACGAAATTTGTGAACCGGTAGCATGGGACAATATTCAACTTAACGATGACCTTTCGAAAAAAGCTAAAAATTCCGGGTTGATAATTTATGGTTCTCTGGCATCGCGAAACAAAACAACGCGCGAAACACTCCTAAACTTACTCGACAACGACGCGTTAAAATTAATTGATGTAAACCTGCGCCAACCATACGATAAACAAGAGGTGCTTGAACAACTTCTGGCTAAATCCGATATTGTTAAGCTTAACGATGACGAGCTTCGCACTTTTGCCGGTTGGAATGGAATTAAAAGCGATACTGAGAAAGAATTAATAAAATGGTTTGTACAACACTACAAAGTTGAAATGCTTTGTGTAACACGCGGTGAAAAAGGAGCGGCAATGTTTTATGAAAACAAACTGTACGAACATCCCGGATTCAAAGTAAATGCTGTTGATACTGTTGGTGCCGGCGATGCCTTTTTGGCGGGACTTGTAGCTACATTCCTGCAAAACAAACCGGCTTCAAATGCTCTAACTTTTGCATGTGCTACCGGTGCTTTTGTTGCCTCAAAATCGGGTGCCACTCCGGAATACGATATGAATGAAATTACCGCAATAATGACTCAATGA
- a CDS encoding glycoside hydrolase family 32 protein — MKIIIGLLAILTFCGCSQQSKDTAKQVISTGAKTEKYRLQYHFTPDSMWMNDPNGMVFNDGEYHLFYQYYPDSTVWGPMHWGHAVSEDMVNWEHLPVALYPDDYGYIFSGSAVVDKNNTSGLGKDGKAPIVAIFTYHDPVGAEKGAVDYQTQGLAYSNDNGRTWEKYPEPVLKNPGIADFRDPKVSWIDKYSKWVMALAVQDHIEFYASHNLLDWEKTGEFGRDAGAHGGVWECPDLFPLEIEGSNDTKWVLLVSINPGGPHGGSATQYFIGDFDGHTFKSSQEKTKWLDHGSDNYAGVTWNGIPDSDGRRLFIGWMSNWLYAQQVPTKRWRSAMTIPRQLHLRLLNNDYILASTPVKELKTLRREKLTPLVSEVSGYTLIPIADISVMQSEMQFIFNFEKEAGDFGLQLSNKNGEKLKIAYSVDKSELYIDRSEAGTAGFSDDFAAVHRTAYKATENLKLHVFVDKASVEVFADNGNAVLTDIFFPGVDYNKVELFSTKGSTKILDATIWQLASIWK, encoded by the coding sequence ATGAAAATAATAATCGGTCTACTCGCCATATTAACCTTTTGCGGATGCTCGCAACAATCGAAGGACACTGCAAAGCAAGTAATTTCGACTGGTGCAAAAACCGAGAAATATCGTCTGCAATATCATTTCACACCCGATTCAATGTGGATGAATGATCCTAACGGAATGGTTTTTAACGATGGCGAGTACCATTTGTTTTACCAATATTATCCGGACAGCACAGTTTGGGGACCAATGCACTGGGGACATGCTGTAAGCGAAGACATGGTGAATTGGGAACATCTACCAGTTGCCTTATATCCTGACGATTACGGATATATTTTCTCTGGCAGCGCGGTAGTTGATAAAAATAATACTTCGGGGCTGGGCAAAGACGGAAAAGCTCCGATAGTAGCTATTTTTACTTATCACGATCCGGTTGGTGCTGAAAAAGGAGCAGTTGATTACCAAACGCAGGGATTAGCCTACAGCAACGACAATGGCAGAACCTGGGAGAAATATCCCGAACCGGTATTAAAAAATCCCGGCATTGCCGACTTTAGGGATCCAAAGGTGAGTTGGATCGACAAATATTCAAAATGGGTTATGGCACTTGCGGTTCAGGATCACATAGAGTTTTATGCATCACACAACTTGCTAGACTGGGAAAAAACAGGCGAATTTGGAAGAGATGCCGGAGCTCACGGCGGTGTTTGGGAATGTCCGGATCTATTTCCACTGGAGATTGAAGGGAGCAATGATACAAAATGGGTTTTATTGGTAAGCATCAATCCCGGCGGGCCACACGGAGGCTCGGCAACACAATATTTTATTGGCGATTTTGATGGTCACACTTTCAAAAGTTCGCAAGAGAAAACAAAATGGCTCGACCATGGCAGCGATAATTACGCAGGTGTAACCTGGAACGGGATTCCTGATTCTGATGGTCGACGGCTTTTTATTGGCTGGATGAGCAACTGGCTTTATGCACAACAAGTACCAACCAAACGCTGGAGAAGTGCAATGACTATTCCACGACAACTGCATCTCAGACTGCTAAATAACGACTACATTTTGGCTTCAACACCTGTAAAAGAGTTAAAAACCTTGCGCCGTGAAAAGTTAACGCCCCTGGTTTCCGAGGTTTCAGGATATACTTTAATTCCAATCGCCGACATCTCTGTTATGCAATCAGAAATGCAATTTATTTTCAATTTTGAAAAGGAAGCTGGTGATTTCGGGTTGCAACTCTCGAATAAAAACGGCGAGAAACTTAAAATTGCATACTCTGTAGATAAATCGGAACTGTATATCGACAGGTCTGAGGCTGGAACAGCTGGTTTTTCTGACGATTTTGCCGCGGTGCATCGTACTGCATATAAGGCAACTGAAAATTTGAAACTTCATGTTTTTGTTGACAAAGCATCGGTAGAAGTATTTGCAGATAACGGCAATGCAGTATTAACAGACATATTTTTCCCGGGAGTTGACTATAACAAAGTAGAACTTTTTTCTACCAAAGGAAGCACCAAAATATTAGACGCAACTATCTGGCAACTAGCTTCTATCTGGAAATAG
- a CDS encoding VCBS repeat-containing protein: MRKLIAVIFPIALVFPFLITSCTKTPSTLFEIIPSSHSGIGFNNYLEEKDSMLIVSNGAGVGIGDLNNDGLQDIIFAGNKVSPRVYLNQGDFKFEDITSQVEGLTNDQWYSSITLIDINNDGWLDVYLTSTVGNTFEKRKNRLWINNGVTENKGPSFTEKAEEYGIASSAASVDASFFDYDLDGDLDLYVLNSNLIMRSSSTYRPKIADGTAQNNDILFRNNGDGTFTDVSKEAGIIIEGYGLGLAIGDVNRDNYPDIYVSNDYLTNDLLYINQGDGTFKNEIRKYLSYQTHSSMGNDMADVNNDGFLDIYTLDMLPETYQKKKQTLNGFSSVIYMMNIRFDYEDQYIRNMLHLHNGFMNAEMLPFSEIGQYTQVYHTEWSWSPLFADYDNDGDKDLLITNGYPKDMTDKDWAKMMAMSQKNQSAGINILDHLPEVKVPNLAFRNCGKLCFQKTDNWLPEIPSFSYGAAFGDLDNDGDLDYVTNNFNSEAFIYKNNACEQMPESTAFLRIKLEGTAKNKMALGAKVEIWQKDNYQFHEHFLSRGYASSVEPVIHFGLPLSVPIDSIIVTWPSGHKRTIQKALNTNQTITLKEADAQPATKKNLIPDAKMLLFSQIDSCLDYTHQQNDFIDFFLGQKIIPHKFSQIGPRMAKGDLNGDGINDIMVGSTNKLPTKVFIGTGKNFAETEIEGLTGFKKFSEAGFSIQDWDKDGDLDVVSIAGGLETRRESQTRDYLFLANQVDLTEKENDLRHYLYLNDGDRFIKQSLPVPPFIASVVIPLDYDQDGYTDIFIGSRVQKDRFPFAHESWLLKNNKGKFETLPDSEMDLGMVTNAIVTDYDMDGWPDILVTREYNSVQLLRNIEGQKLEPVQLKELEHKHGLWYAAACGDFDLDGDDDYILGNLGENSQITVSTLNPQNLYAMDVDNNGIIEPVRTAYWQNEKGKITEYPVNYLDELVEQSTYFKKKFDSYTSFSYADFDDIFDKNAQKSIRKKLYVNTTSSYMLWNDNGNFRWEVLPTRLQMAPITRFIVRDFNGDKYPDILLGGNDYTWEVGTGNYDANIGYLLLNKGSGQDSGDFEFKVLGPSESGILLDGMLESLLFIEGKPDLIVAGFNRDKTKIFEANAE; encoded by the coding sequence ATGAGAAAATTAATTGCAGTGATTTTCCCCATTGCACTTGTTTTCCCCTTCCTAATCACATCTTGTACAAAAACTCCTTCAACACTTTTCGAAATTATTCCATCATCGCATTCCGGCATCGGATTTAACAATTATCTCGAGGAAAAGGATAGCATGCTTATTGTTAGCAACGGAGCCGGAGTTGGCATTGGCGACCTGAATAACGATGGCTTGCAAGACATTATTTTTGCCGGGAATAAAGTTTCGCCCCGCGTTTATCTAAATCAGGGAGATTTTAAGTTCGAGGATATTACAAGCCAGGTTGAAGGATTAACCAACGACCAGTGGTACAGTAGTATTACCCTTATAGACATTAATAATGATGGTTGGTTGGATGTGTATCTCACCTCAACTGTTGGCAACACCTTTGAAAAAAGGAAGAACCGTTTGTGGATTAATAACGGAGTAACAGAAAACAAGGGGCCTTCGTTTACCGAAAAAGCCGAAGAATATGGAATTGCCAGTTCTGCAGCATCTGTTGATGCCTCGTTTTTTGATTACGATCTGGATGGAGACCTCGATTTGTACGTTCTTAACAGCAATCTGATTATGCGGTCTTCGTCAACTTATCGTCCGAAAATTGCCGACGGAACTGCACAGAACAACGATATTCTATTCCGAAACAATGGCGACGGGACATTTACCGACGTGAGCAAAGAAGCCGGGATAATTATTGAAGGCTATGGTTTAGGTCTGGCAATTGGCGATGTTAACCGCGACAATTATCCGGATATTTATGTATCAAACGACTATCTCACCAACGATCTTTTATATATCAACCAGGGCGATGGTACTTTTAAAAATGAAATACGAAAGTACCTCTCCTACCAAACCCATTCATCAATGGGAAACGATATGGCAGATGTAAACAACGATGGATTTCTGGACATTTATACACTCGATATGTTACCGGAAACCTATCAAAAGAAAAAACAAACACTGAATGGTTTTAGCTCTGTTATTTACATGATGAATATAAGGTTTGACTACGAAGACCAATACATTAGAAACATGTTGCATTTACACAATGGTTTTATGAATGCTGAAATGCTTCCGTTTAGTGAAATTGGACAGTACACCCAGGTTTATCACACCGAATGGAGTTGGTCTCCACTATTTGCCGACTACGATAACGATGGCGACAAAGACCTTTTGATTACCAATGGCTATCCCAAAGATATGACCGATAAAGACTGGGCTAAAATGATGGCAATGAGCCAAAAGAATCAGTCTGCAGGCATTAACATACTGGATCATTTACCTGAAGTTAAAGTACCGAATCTGGCTTTTAGAAATTGTGGAAAACTCTGCTTTCAGAAAACCGATAACTGGCTGCCTGAAATTCCATCCTTTTCGTACGGAGCTGCTTTTGGTGATTTAGACAACGATGGCGACCTTGATTATGTGACCAACAACTTTAACTCAGAAGCTTTTATTTATAAGAATAACGCCTGCGAACAAATGCCAGAATCCACTGCATTTTTGCGAATAAAATTAGAAGGAACAGCAAAAAACAAAATGGCGCTTGGAGCAAAAGTTGAAATATGGCAAAAGGATAATTATCAATTCCATGAGCACTTTTTATCGCGCGGTTACGCCTCATCCGTCGAACCTGTAATTCATTTCGGGCTTCCACTCAGTGTACCCATCGATTCAATAATAGTTACCTGGCCATCAGGGCACAAAAGAACAATACAAAAAGCACTGAATACCAATCAAACAATAACATTAAAAGAGGCAGATGCACAACCGGCAACAAAGAAAAACCTTATACCGGATGCTAAAATGCTATTATTTAGTCAAATTGATAGTTGTTTGGATTATACCCACCAGCAAAATGATTTTATCGATTTCTTTTTGGGGCAAAAAATTATTCCTCATAAGTTTTCGCAGATTGGACCACGAATGGCAAAAGGCGATTTGAATGGCGATGGAATAAACGACATTATGGTTGGATCGACAAATAAGCTTCCAACAAAAGTTTTTATCGGTACAGGCAAAAATTTTGCAGAAACAGAAATTGAAGGACTTACCGGATTCAAAAAATTCTCGGAAGCAGGTTTTTCAATTCAAGACTGGGATAAAGACGGTGATTTGGATGTGGTTTCAATTGCCGGTGGATTAGAAACCCGGCGCGAAAGCCAGACTCGCGATTACCTTTTTCTGGCTAACCAGGTTGACCTTACAGAAAAGGAAAATGACCTTCGCCATTATCTTTACCTGAACGATGGCGACCGATTCATTAAGCAGTCGCTGCCTGTTCCTCCGTTTATTGCATCCGTTGTTATTCCTTTGGATTATGACCAGGACGGCTACACCGATATTTTTATAGGCTCGCGCGTACAAAAAGATCGCTTTCCGTTTGCACATGAATCGTGGCTGCTAAAAAATAATAAAGGAAAATTTGAAACTCTGCCCGATTCAGAAATGGATTTAGGAATGGTTACAAATGCCATTGTTACCGATTACGACATGGATGGATGGCCTGACATTTTGGTTACACGCGAGTACAATTCGGTGCAACTACTCAGAAACATTGAAGGACAAAAACTGGAACCGGTTCAACTTAAAGAACTGGAACACAAACATGGCTTATGGTATGCAGCAGCTTGCGGCGATTTTGATTTAGACGGAGACGACGATTACATTTTGGGAAACCTTGGTGAAAATAGTCAAATCACAGTTAGCACCTTAAATCCGCAAAACCTGTATGCAATGGATGTGGATAACAATGGTATTATTGAACCTGTGAGAACAGCTTATTGGCAAAACGAAAAAGGAAAAATTACGGAATACCCGGTTAACTACCTTGATGAACTGGTAGAACAATCTACCTATTTCAAAAAGAAATTTGATAGCTACACATCATTCAGTTACGCCGATTTTGATGATATTTTCGATAAAAATGCCCAGAAGAGCATTCGAAAGAAACTATATGTAAATACTACGTCAAGTTATATGTTGTGGAACGACAATGGAAATTTCCGCTGGGAAGTGTTGCCAACAAGATTGCAAATGGCGCCTATTACCAGGTTTATAGTCCGGGATTTTAATGGCGATAAATATCCGGATATTTTATTGGGCGGAAATGACTATACCTGGGAAGTTGGCACCGGAAACTATGATGCTAATATTGGTTATTTGCTGCTAAATAAAGGTTCCGGGCAAGATTCGGGTGATTTTGAGTTTAAAGTATTAGGGCCATCAGAAAGTGGCATTTTATTGGATGGGATGCTTGAATCGCTGCTATTTATCGAGGGAAAACCGGACCTGATTGTAGCTGGTTTTAATCGTGATAAAACTAAAATTTTTGAAGCCAACGCAGAATAA
- a CDS encoding asparagine synthase-related protein, whose amino-acid sequence MDFQYVSKVVDLTDPSKNVIYNMTHDEAVEILKSGDLEAVRKIDGHFALVSVVDKTIRMARSIGRPIRYFIAKRPIGPQLVIAERIDTIYNYLKEEGMDDQFHPSYTRMAPAHYITRIELLGCPDPNPIYDRFFTPQRNKYNESSLEQIGVEYIGAVYNEIKKWLQNRASSGPIGVTFSAGIDSGSVFLLAYHALRELGESPSRLKAFTLSIDGDGADLMQARTFLEKLGLEMFLEPVELDYSALNWKDAVDMVEDYKPLDIESATMNLALMKGIRAKYPDWKYMLDGDGGDENLKDYPIEENPELTIRSVLNNLMLYHEGWGVHSIKHSLTYSGGLSRGYMRTYATGDMLDFEGFSPYTLPNVIEIAEGIPFIDLTDWDHQKLYDLKGTIVAHGVKAVTGMDMPVFEKRRFQHGAASEKDFKTHFPKGEKEYRKAFLSKYE is encoded by the coding sequence ATGGATTTTCAATATGTAAGTAAAGTGGTTGATCTTACCGACCCGTCGAAAAATGTGATTTACAATATGACACATGATGAGGCGGTTGAAATACTAAAATCAGGTGATTTGGAGGCAGTGAGAAAGATTGACGGGCATTTTGCACTGGTTTCGGTGGTTGACAAAACCATTCGTATGGCGCGCTCAATTGGCCGTCCGATACGTTATTTTATTGCCAAGCGACCGATTGGACCACAATTGGTAATTGCCGAACGGATTGATACAATATACAATTACCTGAAAGAAGAAGGTATGGACGATCAGTTTCATCCGTCGTATACGCGCATGGCACCGGCGCATTACATTACCCGCATTGAATTGTTGGGCTGCCCCGATCCAAACCCGATTTACGACCGCTTTTTTACACCTCAACGCAATAAATACAATGAAAGTAGTTTGGAACAAATAGGAGTAGAATACATTGGTGCCGTTTATAATGAAATTAAAAAATGGCTTCAGAATCGAGCCAGTTCAGGACCAATTGGTGTGACATTTTCAGCAGGTATCGACAGTGGCTCGGTATTTTTGTTGGCTTATCATGCACTGCGCGAGTTGGGCGAAAGTCCGTCGAGGTTGAAAGCATTTACACTTTCGATTGATGGCGATGGAGCTGATTTAATGCAGGCACGTACTTTTCTTGAGAAATTGGGGCTGGAAATGTTTCTTGAACCAGTTGAGCTGGATTATTCGGCATTAAACTGGAAAGATGCTGTGGATATGGTTGAAGACTATAAACCGCTTGATATTGAGTCGGCTACCATGAACTTAGCACTGATGAAAGGAATTCGTGCCAAATATCCCGACTGGAAATATATGCTGGATGGCGATGGAGGTGATGAGAACCTGAAAGATTACCCAATTGAAGAAAATCCGGAGTTAACAATCCGTAGTGTGCTTAATAACCTGATGTTGTATCACGAAGGTTGGGGAGTACATTCGATTAAACATTCGTTGACTTACTCAGGCGGATTGAGCCGCGGATACATGCGAACTTATGCAACAGGTGATATGCTGGATTTCGAAGGCTTTAGTCCTTATACTTTGCCAAATGTTATTGAAATTGCTGAAGGTATTCCGTTTATCGATCTTACCGATTGGGATCACCAAAAATTGTATGATTTAAAAGGAACAATTGTGGCGCACGGTGTAAAAGCAGTTACCGGAATGGATATGCCGGTTTTTGAGAAACGACGTTTCCAACACGGTGCTGCCAGCGAAAAAGACTTTAAAACACATTTTCCAAAAGGCGAAAAAGAATACCGCAAGGCTTTCCTTTCGAAGTATGAATAA